The DNA region TGGGTAGGCGGCGATCCATCCAAAGGGGATGTTTACGGTTTTGCGGCCTGGTCGCCGAAAAAGGCTGTTCTTACCTTAAGAAATCCCTCAAATACAGCTAAAACATACCTGGTTAATACCCGGGAAGTATTTGAATTGCCATCAAATAGTAATCCAGATTATATCTTTTATAATGCGAAAGTTAACAGTAAAGAAACGAACTCGTATGTGTTTAAGGGAACCGTTCATGATGTTAAGCTTGAGCCGTTTGAAGTAATGGTTTTAAACGCTGTACCTGTAAAATGACGGTTTAATCCATTTGTTTGTCCTCTGATTTGAATTGTAAGCAGATGTTATAATTGTGTGCGCAAACGCATGGGTTTGCATGCTGTTTTTTATAGCAAAATTGCTTTTAAATAAATTAAAATGAAACGCGTATTCGTAGTAGTATTGCTAATCCTTTGTTTTTTTAATAAGACATCTTTTTCGCAAAATTTAGCTCCATATAAATGGTATAACCCGGTTAAGGCCGATTTTCCGGTTATAGAAGCACAGGCCTGGTCAAAAGAAACCACAGGCAGTTATAACAGGTTCCCGGCGCGTGCCGAAAAGACCCTCAATCCCAATGTGTGGAATATCTCGCATAGTAGTGCCGGCTTATACATTAAGTTTAAAACAGATGCGCAAAACCTGGTTATCCGGTATAAAGTTAGTGGCGATTTTGCCATGTCACATATGCCGGCCACTGGTGTAAGCGGATTGGACCTGTATGTATTAGATCCTAATGGCCAATGGTGCCTTGCTCCGGGTAGTTTCTCGTTTAAGGATACCGTTACTTACCGGTTTTCAAATATTAAGGTAAGTGCCGATTTTGCGGAGAGAAGTTATGAATACCGGCTTTTCCTGCCTTTGTATAATTCGTTATCATGGCTTGAAATAGGTGTTCCGTCTGGTAGTGCATTTAATTTTATGCCTTTATCCAAAGAAAAGCCGGTGCTTGTATACGGAACATCCATTGCGCAGGGGGCCTGTGCTTCAAGGCCAGGTTTAGCATGGACCTCCATTTTGCAGCGCGCGCTGGATCGCCCGTTGATTAATCTTGGTTTTTCCGGTTCCGGATTGCTTGAGAAATCAGTTATTGATCTGATGGCAGAGGTGGATGCGAAAGTATATGTGCTTGATTGTATGCCCAATATGATAAGTTTTTCTGACCAGGAAATCGAAGCACGTTTATCAGCGGCGATACAAACTTTAAAGCAGAAGCACCCACTGGTGCCGATATTGCTTGTTGAACACAGCGGGGGGAACGCGGGCGGACTATTGGATACGGGTAGAAATGCCGGTTATGGTCATGTTAATAAAGTGCTTGACCTGGCTTATTCAAAGTTGATTGCAGCCGGAACAAAGGGTATTTATTTATTGACTGGCAAAGAAATCGGGTTTGGTATCAACTCAACAGTTGATGGCTTACATCCTAATGATATCGGAATGGAGCAGTATGCCGCAGCATATGAGAAAGCAATCCGTGTTATAATTAATGAACCAATTGGCCGCTATTCAACCACGCGGCCCGCAGTACAAAGCAGGGATGGGTATTATGACTGGCGAAACAGGCATAATGAAATATTAACGCTTATCAAAACCAGTTCGCCAAAGATTGTATTTCTTGGTAATTCGATCCTGAATTACTGGGGTGGTGAGCCTAAGGCGCCTTTAGCAAGAGGAGCTGACTCGTGGGATAAATACCTGGAGCCCCTGGGTGTAAAAAATTTTGGTTTTGGCTGGGACCAGGTAGAGAATGTGCTATGGCGTGTATACCATGAAGAAATAGAAGGGTTTAAGGCTGACAAAGTGATGATTATGATAGGCACCAATAACTTGTCTGCCTGTAGTGACCAGGAAATATCAGAAGGGTTAAAAATGCTCGTGCTGGCTGTGAAGGAACGTCAGCCTACAGCGGAGATTCTTTTATCGGGTTTGCTGCCCAGGAGGGCAATGGAAAGTCGGATAAAGGTGCTTAATAAAGCCATTGCTAAACTGGCAATTCAAACCCGGGTTCGTTTTATTGATCCGGGCAAACTATTGCTTAACTATAAAGGGGAGATCAATGAGTCGCTTTTCGGAGATGGCTTGCACCCCAATGAAGTTGGTTATCAAAAGCTGGCGGTAACATTGGTACCATATCTTAAAAAATAATAAAGATGCCGGTATGAAGTGCGCTTAACATGTGCAATGCTGAAACAAGTTCAGTATAGCGGAATTGTTTTAAAAGTAATTTCTATCAAATGATAGTCGATATTGATGAGATGGACTATATTAAATTACTTTTGCTATCTTTTCTACGCTAAAGTTTATTATGAAGAATAAAATTGTTCGCATTAAAGACATTGCCGAAAAAGCGAAGGTTTCGACGGGTACGGTTGACAGAGTACTGCATAAACGCGGGCGGGTATCAAAAAAGGTAGAAGAGAAGGTGCTCAAAATTATTGAAGAGATGGATTATGAGCCCAATCTTATGGCAAGGGCTTTGGGATCTAATAGAATATACCAGATAGCGGCCTTAATACCCGATCATGAAGTTGATTCCTATTGGCACGCGCCTAAGGCCGGTATTGAAAAGGCCGAAAAAGACTTAAAGCAATATGGCATTATTGTACAACAATATGTGTTTGATCCTTATGATGTAGATTCATTTATAAGCAACGCCCGTAAATTAACCAACGATAAACCCGACGGCATAATTTTGTCGCCTATATTTTACAGGGAAACCCTGCCTTTTTTCGAGAAATGGAAAGCTGCCGAAATTCCATTTGTGTTGTTTAATACACAAATTGCTGAATGTGAACCATTAAGTTATATCGGCCAGGATTCATACCAGAGTGGTTTTTTGGCTGGTAAGCTTATTCATTATGGGCAACCCGATTCCTGCTCTGTTTTAATTGCGCACATTGATGAAGAGACGAGCAACGCCGCGCACCTTTTAAAAAAAGAGCAGGGGTTTCGCAATTATTTTTCTCAAAATAACCTGGATCATCAGTACAAAATTCTGAGGGTTGAGTTAAACCGGTCAAATGCCGCTGTTTTTATAAAACAACTGGGGGATATTATTGACAGCACCCCTGATTTAGCCAGTATTTTCGTGACAACCTCTAAAGCTCATGAAATTGCAAAGTATCTGGAGCAGCGCTATATAAAGCGTATTAAAATAATAGGATATGATTTATTGCCTCCTAACCTGTATTTTCTGAATAAAGGGACAATCAGTTTCCTGATCAATCAAAACCCCAAGGGGCAGGGCTATTGGGGGATCTATCAGTTAACCGACAGCCTGGTGTTCAAAAAAGAAGTACCAATTATCAAGTATCTTCCGCTTGATATCGTTACAAAGGAAAATGTGAACTATTATGTTGATGATGAGGATGCAGTTTATTTAGATATCTGATCTCTCCTTAGCTAATTGTACTTCAATCATCGCTCTGTATCGCCATCGTTCGTTTATCGGTTCAAGCTCCGCCGGTCAAATTCTTTCTGCCAAAACCCAATTTTAATGGGTTTAGAAAAAAAATACAGTA from Mucilaginibacter sp. SJ includes:
- a CDS encoding SGNH/GDSL hydrolase family protein, which codes for MKRVFVVVLLILCFFNKTSFSQNLAPYKWYNPVKADFPVIEAQAWSKETTGSYNRFPARAEKTLNPNVWNISHSSAGLYIKFKTDAQNLVIRYKVSGDFAMSHMPATGVSGLDLYVLDPNGQWCLAPGSFSFKDTVTYRFSNIKVSADFAERSYEYRLFLPLYNSLSWLEIGVPSGSAFNFMPLSKEKPVLVYGTSIAQGACASRPGLAWTSILQRALDRPLINLGFSGSGLLEKSVIDLMAEVDAKVYVLDCMPNMISFSDQEIEARLSAAIQTLKQKHPLVPILLVEHSGGNAGGLLDTGRNAGYGHVNKVLDLAYSKLIAAGTKGIYLLTGKEIGFGINSTVDGLHPNDIGMEQYAAAYEKAIRVIINEPIGRYSTTRPAVQSRDGYYDWRNRHNEILTLIKTSSPKIVFLGNSILNYWGGEPKAPLARGADSWDKYLEPLGVKNFGFGWDQVENVLWRVYHEEIEGFKADKVMIMIGTNNLSACSDQEISEGLKMLVLAVKERQPTAEILLSGLLPRRAMESRIKVLNKAIAKLAIQTRVRFIDPGKLLLNYKGEINESLFGDGLHPNEVGYQKLAVTLVPYLKK
- a CDS encoding substrate-binding domain-containing protein; this translates as MKNKIVRIKDIAEKAKVSTGTVDRVLHKRGRVSKKVEEKVLKIIEEMDYEPNLMARALGSNRIYQIAALIPDHEVDSYWHAPKAGIEKAEKDLKQYGIIVQQYVFDPYDVDSFISNARKLTNDKPDGIILSPIFYRETLPFFEKWKAAEIPFVLFNTQIAECEPLSYIGQDSYQSGFLAGKLIHYGQPDSCSVLIAHIDEETSNAAHLLKKEQGFRNYFSQNNLDHQYKILRVELNRSNAAVFIKQLGDIIDSTPDLASIFVTTSKAHEIAKYLEQRYIKRIKIIGYDLLPPNLYFLNKGTISFLINQNPKGQGYWGIYQLTDSLVFKKEVPIIKYLPLDIVTKENVNYYVDDEDAVYLDI